Proteins from a genomic interval of Rubinisphaera italica:
- a CDS encoding HDOD domain-containing protein — MDWSKQREKLLGASPNLELPPNFKLPVLPTAVTTFTQKANEPDANVAELGKILETDAGLTAEILQLVNSSVFGLRSQATSVKHAMSLLGVSKARNYVLTTAVRRTMSRCESKLINLNHFWSANLEKALFAREVAILMRADAETAYAASMLQDFLLPALTSALFKQYTEFVDHQTTKPQLITQFEQTIFEWDHAVAAAHIAHQWNFPDEMVCCLHQHHRGLEILLVPEFAQSCVAAVAISALMPDVINQVPDGLTRLIQLESVWREFQLQEIAEKVDQDYRELGGNQMHHITLKSRLEKHFKTAGV; from the coding sequence ATGGACTGGTCAAAACAACGCGAAAAACTCCTGGGAGCTTCGCCGAACCTGGAGCTTCCTCCCAATTTCAAACTGCCGGTACTTCCGACCGCAGTCACTACGTTTACGCAAAAAGCGAACGAACCTGATGCCAATGTGGCCGAACTGGGAAAAATTCTTGAAACGGATGCCGGCCTGACCGCTGAAATCTTGCAACTGGTGAATTCGAGTGTATTTGGACTCCGTAGTCAGGCAACCAGTGTCAAGCATGCCATGAGTTTACTAGGGGTCTCCAAGGCTCGTAATTATGTACTGACGACTGCAGTCAGGCGGACAATGTCCCGATGTGAATCCAAATTGATCAATCTGAATCACTTCTGGTCAGCCAATCTTGAGAAAGCGTTGTTCGCCCGCGAAGTGGCCATTCTCATGAGAGCGGATGCTGAGACCGCCTATGCGGCGAGCATGCTTCAGGACTTTCTGTTGCCAGCTCTGACATCGGCTCTGTTCAAGCAGTACACAGAATTTGTCGATCATCAAACGACGAAACCCCAATTGATTACCCAATTCGAACAGACAATCTTTGAATGGGATCATGCCGTCGCTGCGGCTCACATTGCCCATCAATGGAATTTCCCCGATGAAATGGTCTGTTGTCTGCATCAGCATCATCGTGGTTTGGAAATTCTGCTCGTTCCAGAATTCGCACAATCTTGCGTCGCAGCTGTCGCAATTTCTGCACTCATGCCCGATGTCATCAATCAAGTGCCCGATGGTTTAACCCGATTGATTCAACTCGAATCTGTCTGGCGAGAATTTCAACTTCAGGAAATCGCTGAAAAAGTCGATCAGGATTATCGAGAACTGGGTGGGAACCAGATGCATCACATCACCTTGAAAAGTCGCCTCGAAAAACATTTCAAAACGGCTGGCGTCTGA
- a CDS encoding FHA domain-containing protein: MHGELNPVGGGDSIPLLKTKLIIGRRPTCDICLPFPNISSQHCELELQNGYWHIQDLASRNGIKVNGVREESRFLLPGDEISVAKHAFEIAYEPTSDQPPPEEANPFAKSLMEKAGLTSKKKKPSKSDQIDLMGDGKAPVPSKRTPKPKGNSQDDQILGWLGDE, translated from the coding sequence ATGCACGGCGAATTGAATCCTGTGGGAGGAGGCGACTCCATCCCGCTTCTGAAAACAAAACTCATCATCGGGCGGCGGCCGACATGTGATATCTGTCTTCCATTCCCCAACATTTCCTCTCAACACTGTGAACTCGAACTCCAGAACGGCTACTGGCACATTCAAGATTTGGCCAGCCGAAATGGAATTAAAGTGAATGGTGTCCGCGAGGAATCTCGTTTTCTGCTCCCTGGAGACGAAATTTCAGTGGCTAAACACGCCTTTGAAATTGCGTATGAGCCCACTTCTGACCAGCCCCCTCCGGAAGAAGCCAATCCTTTTGCGAAGAGTCTGATGGAAAAAGCGGGATTGACGAGTAAGAAAAAAAAGCCATCCAAATCTGATCAGATTGACTTAATGGGTGATGGCAAAGCTCCAGTTCCTTCTAAACGGACTCCCAAGCCTAAAGGCAATTCCCAGGACGACCAAATCCTGGGCTGGCTGGGAGACGAATAA
- a CDS encoding GNAT family N-acetyltransferase: MPERYYKRYRMEFDLKQTPLPAAELPDGFRWVAWEPNLLESHARIKAECFAGEVDSQLFPCLSNLAGCRRLMSDISSRSNFLPETTWLIEHPSSSLTSKYCGTIQGMRRAFKLGAIQNVGITPDCRGLGLGKALVTKSLQGFAECGIQRVYLDVTAANCTAVALYHSIGFRITDRSYLTLHVPDNATPVAT, encoded by the coding sequence ATGCCAGAACGCTACTACAAGCGATATCGCATGGAATTCGATCTGAAGCAGACTCCACTGCCAGCAGCTGAGTTGCCTGACGGATTTCGCTGGGTTGCCTGGGAACCGAATCTGCTCGAAAGCCATGCTCGTATTAAGGCAGAATGTTTTGCAGGCGAAGTTGATTCTCAACTCTTTCCCTGCCTGAGCAATCTGGCTGGCTGCAGACGTTTAATGAGTGATATTTCCTCCCGCAGCAATTTTCTGCCTGAAACCACCTGGCTGATTGAACATCCCAGTTCCTCATTGACCTCGAAATACTGCGGCACCATTCAAGGCATGCGACGAGCTTTCAAACTCGGGGCGATTCAAAATGTCGGCATCACTCCCGATTGCCGTGGCTTGGGACTGGGGAAAGCCCTGGTCACAAAATCCTTGCAGGGCTTTGCCGAATGTGGAATCCAACGGGTCTATCTGGATGTCACCGCTGCCAACTGCACTGCGGTTGCCCTGTATCACTCCATCGGCTTCCGCATCACAGATCGCTCTTATCTGACATTGCACGTACCCGACAACGCAACACCGGTCGCTACATAG
- a CDS encoding cation:proton antiporter, whose translation MDIWTLLSDVVLLLSACLVMGGVFSRLGQSPLVGYLLAGMFLGGPGSFQLVKSEHEIEAIAELGVSLLLFSLGLEFSISRLKKLGPVPLIGGALQVVLTLLAAAGVAHLFGYTAGESTAIGAMVALSSTAVVLRTLMERQELETPYGSNSLGVLLIQDIAVVPLAILISLLAGGDDAGSVIANIGRVLAVASGLIIGLYLLLNVVAYYALNALELARNRELTILLSAVTGLGSAWAAHKAGISPALGAFVAGMFLGSSPYATQVRADISPLRVLLLTLFFGSAGMIADPVWIVQNALMLCITVVILLTLKFVIITLIFLCFQNLLQTSLATAVCLSQVGEFAFVLGRIAGDAGVISEATLNLFVSVTIVSLFLSPFLVAKSNRIARWILTLFPKAITASARTSQHETPHPDVLIVGFGPAGQIAGRAAVERNLVTAVIDINRSNIRKAGQLGIHGQVGDASQFDVLEHSHIGSVKVVVITLPNVRSSIAISDIIRQLAPQAHIIVRSRYQRDSDEILSSGADIVFGDEFEVGQQIGNHLCDWISNYQQKVKPAESQDVNQD comes from the coding sequence ATGGATATCTGGACATTACTTTCCGATGTCGTACTGCTCTTATCTGCCTGTCTTGTTATGGGAGGCGTCTTTTCGCGACTCGGCCAGTCTCCGCTTGTTGGTTACCTGCTGGCGGGAATGTTTCTGGGCGGGCCGGGTAGTTTTCAACTGGTGAAGTCCGAACATGAAATAGAAGCAATCGCTGAACTTGGCGTCTCTTTGCTGCTGTTCAGCCTGGGATTGGAATTTTCAATTTCTCGATTGAAGAAACTGGGGCCGGTTCCGCTGATTGGAGGAGCGCTGCAGGTCGTTCTTACTCTTCTGGCTGCAGCCGGGGTTGCTCATTTATTCGGATATACAGCCGGGGAATCGACTGCAATTGGTGCAATGGTTGCTTTAAGTAGCACCGCTGTGGTGCTGCGGACTCTAATGGAACGCCAGGAACTGGAAACGCCTTATGGAAGTAATTCGCTTGGTGTATTGCTGATTCAGGATATCGCAGTTGTTCCGCTGGCGATTTTGATTTCGCTACTGGCTGGCGGTGACGATGCTGGCAGCGTAATCGCAAATATTGGACGTGTCCTTGCGGTTGCATCGGGGCTGATCATTGGCTTGTATTTACTGCTGAACGTTGTTGCGTACTACGCATTGAATGCTTTGGAACTGGCCAGAAATCGGGAATTAACAATTCTGCTCTCAGCCGTCACTGGACTCGGCTCAGCATGGGCAGCTCATAAAGCAGGGATTTCTCCAGCTCTGGGAGCGTTTGTGGCCGGGATGTTTTTGGGAAGTTCTCCGTATGCGACGCAGGTACGAGCCGACATCTCTCCACTGCGAGTCCTTTTGCTCACTCTCTTTTTTGGCTCAGCCGGGATGATCGCCGATCCAGTCTGGATTGTGCAAAACGCACTGATGTTATGTATTACCGTTGTGATACTGCTGACTTTGAAATTTGTCATAATCACTTTGATTTTTCTCTGCTTCCAAAATCTGCTGCAAACATCGCTGGCGACTGCGGTCTGTTTGTCTCAAGTGGGAGAATTCGCATTTGTGCTGGGGCGAATAGCAGGTGATGCAGGTGTGATTTCAGAAGCGACTTTGAATTTGTTTGTTTCTGTGACGATTGTCTCGTTATTCCTGAGCCCATTTCTGGTCGCCAAATCAAATCGAATTGCCCGCTGGATTTTGACGCTCTTTCCCAAAGCAATCACAGCCTCTGCCAGAACTTCACAGCACGAGACTCCTCATCCAGATGTCCTGATTGTCGGATTCGGGCCTGCAGGTCAGATTGCCGGGCGAGCAGCTGTTGAGAGAAATCTGGTGACTGCGGTAATCGATATCAATCGGTCAAATATCCGCAAAGCCGGCCAGTTAGGCATTCATGGTCAGGTGGGAGATGCCTCTCAGTTTGATGTTCTCGAACATTCGCATATTGGAAGCGTGAAAGTCGTTGTGATCACACTTCCGAATGTTCGTTCCTCGATTGCCATTTCCGATATCATCCGCCAACTTGCACCTCAGGCTCATATTATCGTGCGCTCACGATACCAGCGGGATAGTGACGAAATTCTCAGCTCGGGAGCAGATATTGTCTTCGGAGATGAATTTGAAGTCGGTCAGCAAATTGGCAACCACTTGTGTGACTGGATCAGCAATTATCAGCAAAAAGTGAAGCCAGCGGAATCGCAGGACGTGAACCAGGATTGA
- a CDS encoding DUF2203 domain-containing protein — protein MNATMPQPDIARRHFTLEEANRSLPLVKMIVRDIVALYTEVCSRRERLEDLKNSRSKFLGSEGMFSDELEEMETSIDTDIVRLREYIDELTALGIELKDPEIGLIDFLSLKDGKEICLCWKQGEEIVGFWHGTDEGLEDRKTVS, from the coding sequence ATGAATGCAACAATGCCGCAACCTGACATTGCCAGAAGACACTTCACTTTGGAAGAGGCGAACCGTTCCCTGCCACTTGTGAAAATGATTGTGCGGGATATTGTGGCTTTATACACAGAAGTTTGCAGTCGACGTGAACGCCTCGAAGACTTGAAAAATTCCCGCTCTAAGTTTCTTGGCTCCGAAGGGATGTTTAGCGACGAACTTGAAGAGATGGAAACTTCCATCGATACTGATATTGTTCGTCTGAGAGAATACATCGATGAATTGACAGCACTGGGGATTGAACTGAAAGATCCGGAAATCGGACTGATTGACTTTCTTTCACTCAAAGACGGTAAAGAAATTTGTCTTTGCTGGAAACAAGGTGAAGAAATCGTCGGGTTCTGGCACGGAACCGATGAGGGTCTGGAAGATCGGAAAACCGTTTCGTAG
- a CDS encoding SGNH/GDSL hydrolase family protein, which produces MAEKTKFRLLRKRLIFRLLAVLLGLTPLFGFELLLRAIDWHASRPEYRPVVEFIDPQSLFVRDETKGEYRIRDQRLVYFRPQSFPIVKSDRTFRIFCLGGSTVQGRPYAVETSFTTWMRIALDEIAPERNWEVINCGGVSYASYRLQPILEEVLNYQPDLILLYTGHNEFLEERTFGHLKPIRENFQFLPRLLASMKTFEFLNQHRDRKNNSLEPHQQLPSEVDAVLDYERGIEYYQRDSVWRQGVQDQFRTNIRNLILDCREKEVPVILYNPVRNLRDCPPFKSLDSAGLTNQQQHQIESLRVQLQQHPELSETLLQNMLALNPEQAGYHFLLAQELLGHQELELALQHFVFACDEDICPLRILSSMQQDLKIIAAEFDLPLIDIAELFAELSPTKIPGDNLLLDHVHPTIAGHQQIALKTIEIFAREGFLPQSPDKKTRKIIERKYVKQMESLDAAYFEDGHQRLKNLQAWAAGRGDKIREQAPGIN; this is translated from the coding sequence GTGGCAGAAAAAACAAAATTCCGTTTACTGAGGAAGAGATTAATATTTCGACTGTTAGCAGTCCTGCTGGGACTGACTCCGCTGTTCGGTTTTGAACTTCTGCTTCGCGCCATAGACTGGCATGCCTCTCGCCCGGAATACCGTCCCGTTGTCGAATTTATTGACCCGCAATCGCTTTTTGTTCGAGATGAAACCAAGGGGGAGTATCGCATTCGGGATCAGCGGCTTGTTTACTTTCGGCCTCAATCTTTTCCGATTGTGAAATCCGATCGGACCTTTCGGATCTTCTGCCTGGGTGGTTCAACCGTTCAAGGCCGTCCTTATGCCGTGGAAACCTCCTTTACAACCTGGATGCGAATTGCTCTGGATGAAATTGCTCCCGAGAGGAACTGGGAAGTGATCAACTGTGGTGGAGTCTCGTACGCGAGCTATCGGCTGCAGCCTATTCTTGAGGAAGTCCTGAATTACCAGCCCGATCTCATTCTACTCTACACCGGTCACAATGAATTTCTCGAAGAACGGACCTTTGGGCATCTCAAGCCGATTCGAGAAAATTTTCAATTTCTCCCTCGACTGCTCGCATCGATGAAAACGTTCGAGTTCCTGAATCAACATCGGGATCGTAAGAACAATTCGCTCGAACCCCATCAGCAACTTCCCAGCGAGGTCGACGCTGTGCTCGACTACGAACGGGGAATCGAATATTACCAGCGAGATTCTGTCTGGAGGCAAGGAGTGCAGGATCAGTTTCGCACGAATATTCGTAATCTCATTTTGGACTGTCGTGAGAAAGAGGTGCCAGTCATTCTCTATAATCCGGTCAGAAATCTGCGGGATTGCCCTCCCTTTAAGTCGTTAGATTCTGCGGGGCTGACAAATCAACAACAGCATCAAATCGAATCCTTGCGGGTACAACTCCAGCAGCATCCCGAACTCTCTGAAACCTTGCTTCAAAATATGCTCGCTCTGAATCCCGAGCAAGCAGGCTACCATTTTTTACTCGCTCAGGAACTTCTAGGGCATCAGGAACTGGAACTCGCACTCCAGCATTTTGTGTTCGCTTGTGATGAAGATATTTGTCCTCTGAGAATACTCAGTTCCATGCAACAGGATCTCAAAATAATCGCTGCGGAATTCGATCTGCCTTTGATTGATATTGCCGAACTTTTTGCGGAGCTTTCCCCGACCAAAATCCCTGGCGATAATCTATTGCTCGATCATGTCCATCCGACCATAGCCGGGCATCAACAGATCGCTTTAAAGACCATCGAGATCTTCGCCCGGGAAGGATTTTTGCCGCAGAGTCCTGATAAGAAAACTCGTAAAATCATCGAGCGTAAGTACGTTAAGCAGATGGAATCACTGGACGCGGCCTACTTTGAGGATGGGCATCAGCGACTCAAAAACCTGCAAGCCTGGGCAGCAGGACGGGGTGATAAAATTCGCGAGCAAGCCCCTGGGATCAATTGA
- the rsgA gene encoding ribosome small subunit-dependent GTPase A — MSARKRKIRVDFKKNRGKRSRAGHEWREAVRQDQTDDLNADERISGKGNLSRKRTVIAEESEDGELIASLDVDVKDCLTGRVLSIVGSHQCRVQSEDGRVHVCAVRQVLRTLMKESRNTVVAGDIVLFEPLGDAQGMIHRVEPRRGTLGRGNDRNQQLIVVNVDLAVIVVTGVSPHFKPSLIDRFLISCEKGNVSPVICINKSDLFNYRELLPIVGQYANLGYPVVLTSAHTGYGIDQLREIIAGRQTVFSGQSGVGKTSLLNMIQPGLALKTSQVSIDSGKGRHTTRTATLQALEFGGWVVDTPGIRQLRLWDVGREEVEGHFIEFLPLVRYCKYPNCMHIHEQQCGIRDAVAAGLISARRYDSYLKILNDDES, encoded by the coding sequence GTGAGTGCACGAAAACGCAAGATTCGTGTCGACTTCAAGAAAAATCGTGGCAAACGTTCGCGTGCTGGTCATGAGTGGCGGGAAGCGGTGCGGCAGGACCAAACCGATGATCTCAATGCCGATGAACGAATTTCTGGAAAAGGAAATCTTTCTCGCAAACGGACTGTCATCGCTGAGGAGTCCGAAGACGGGGAATTGATTGCCAGTCTCGATGTCGATGTAAAAGACTGTCTGACCGGTCGCGTTCTCTCGATTGTTGGCTCGCATCAATGTCGGGTTCAATCAGAAGATGGTCGCGTGCATGTCTGCGCAGTTCGGCAGGTTCTCAGAACACTCATGAAAGAGTCCCGCAACACTGTTGTCGCTGGGGATATCGTGCTCTTTGAACCGCTCGGCGATGCCCAGGGAATGATTCATCGCGTTGAACCAAGACGCGGGACTCTGGGAAGGGGCAACGATAGAAATCAGCAATTGATTGTCGTCAATGTCGATCTGGCAGTGATCGTCGTGACCGGAGTCTCCCCACACTTCAAGCCAAGCCTGATCGATCGCTTTCTGATCAGTTGCGAAAAAGGGAATGTCTCACCCGTCATCTGCATCAACAAAAGCGACCTGTTCAATTATCGTGAACTGCTGCCAATTGTTGGGCAGTACGCCAATCTGGGATATCCGGTCGTCCTCACTTCGGCTCATACCGGATATGGAATCGATCAGCTCCGGGAGATCATTGCCGGTCGACAAACTGTTTTCAGCGGACAAAGTGGTGTGGGAAAAACATCGCTGCTCAATATGATTCAACCGGGACTGGCACTCAAAACCTCGCAAGTCTCCATCGATTCCGGCAAAGGACGACACACCACCCGTACTGCGACTCTGCAGGCGTTGGAATTCGGAGGCTGGGTCGTCGATACTCCGGGCATCCGACAGTTACGATTATGGGATGTTGGGCGCGAGGAAGTAGAAGGGCATTTTATTGAATTCCTTCCCCTCGTCCGCTACTGCAAATATCCCAACTGCATGCACATTCATGAACAGCAGTGCGGTATTCGCGATGCGGTGGCAGCAGGATTGATTTCAGCCCGTCGCTACGATAGTTATCTCAAAATATTAAATGATGACGAGTCGTAA